One genomic region from Haloterrigena gelatinilytica encodes:
- a CDS encoding ABC transporter ATP-binding protein, translated as MSAGDPLVRVDDLRKYFWEHDSLLDRLFGDEPVPVRAVDGVSFEIHEGETLGLVGESGCGKSTAGETMVRLQEPTDGRVEFDGEPVFALEGDALDAFRRAVQIVFQDPFSSLDPRMTVGDIVREPLDVHGVGTEEERRDRVRGLLERVGLSADQFDRYPHEFSGGQRQRIGIARALAVEPEFVVLDEPTSALDVSVQAQVLNLLDDLQDEFDLTYLLISHDLSVIRHVCDRVAVMYLGEIVEIGPVDELFGAPKHPYTRALLESVPRASTDERERDRETLAGDVPSPRDPPSGCRFRTRCPMVIPPETLDIEQETYRELMTLRERIERRDVSLEAVGTDERLDIAGGGASDEDVPAATEALKNRLLETELPPRHEAVVDEALAELAAGDWAAAADRLRAEYESVCEREAPDLGDGSHPVACHLHGAAAERTDGPSSWT; from the coding sequence GTGAGCGCCGGCGACCCGCTCGTCCGCGTCGACGACCTCCGCAAGTACTTCTGGGAGCACGACTCGCTGCTCGACCGGCTGTTCGGCGACGAACCGGTCCCCGTCCGCGCCGTCGACGGCGTCAGCTTCGAGATCCACGAGGGCGAGACCCTCGGTCTGGTCGGCGAATCCGGCTGCGGCAAGTCGACGGCCGGCGAGACGATGGTGCGGCTCCAGGAGCCGACCGACGGCCGGGTCGAGTTCGACGGCGAGCCCGTCTTCGCCCTCGAGGGGGACGCCCTCGACGCGTTCCGGCGCGCGGTGCAGATCGTCTTTCAGGACCCGTTCTCGAGTCTCGATCCGCGGATGACCGTCGGCGATATCGTCAGGGAGCCACTGGACGTCCACGGCGTCGGCACCGAGGAAGAGCGGCGAGACCGCGTCCGCGGCCTCCTCGAGCGCGTCGGTCTCTCGGCCGACCAGTTCGACCGCTACCCTCACGAGTTCTCCGGCGGGCAACGCCAGCGGATCGGCATCGCCCGCGCGCTGGCCGTCGAACCCGAGTTCGTCGTGCTCGACGAACCGACCTCGGCGCTGGACGTCTCCGTCCAGGCGCAAGTGCTGAACCTGCTCGACGATCTCCAGGACGAGTTCGACCTCACCTACCTGCTGATCAGTCACGACCTCTCGGTGATTCGCCACGTCTGCGATCGCGTCGCCGTGATGTACCTCGGCGAGATCGTCGAAATCGGTCCCGTCGACGAGCTGTTCGGGGCGCCGAAACACCCCTACACGCGGGCCCTACTCGAGAGCGTTCCCAGGGCGTCGACCGACGAGCGCGAGCGCGACCGGGAGACGCTGGCCGGCGACGTGCCGTCGCCGCGAGACCCGCCCAGCGGCTGCCGGTTCCGGACCCGATGCCCGATGGTGATCCCGCCCGAAACCCTCGACATCGAGCAGGAAACCTACCGCGAACTCATGACCCTCCGCGAGCGGATCGAGCGGCGGGACGTCTCGCTCGAAGCCGTCGGAACCGACGAGCGGTTGGATATCGCCGGCGGCGGTGCGTCCGACGAGGACGTCCCCGCTGCGACCGAAGCGCTGAAGAATCGGTTACTCGAGACCGAGTTGCCGCCGCGTCACGAGGCCGTCGTGGACGAGGCGCTCGCGGAACTCGCGGCGGGCGACTGGGCGGCCGCCGCCGACCGGTTGCGGGCCGAGTACGAGAGCGTCTGCGAACGAGAGGCGCCCGACCTCGGCGACGGCTCGCATCCGGTCGCCTGTCACCTCCACGGGGCGGCCGCCGAGCGGACGGACGGCCCGAGTTCGTGGACGTGA
- a CDS encoding DUF7344 domain-containing protein, which translates to MNDANATRMEAACSLLAESERRYLLYQLAENRGAHLEDVVTRIAAWEFDVHPVEIDKEDRQRVYVSLVHNHLPRLADYDIIEYDLRNGDIVLADGFDDIKPLLEQFRQTEEEPEIRELPSL; encoded by the coding sequence ATGAACGACGCGAACGCCACCCGGATGGAAGCGGCCTGCTCCCTTCTCGCCGAGTCCGAACGCCGATACCTGCTCTACCAGCTCGCCGAGAACCGCGGCGCCCACCTCGAGGACGTCGTCACCCGGATCGCCGCCTGGGAGTTCGACGTCCACCCCGTCGAGATCGACAAGGAGGATCGACAGCGGGTCTACGTCTCGCTGGTTCACAACCACCTCCCGCGACTCGCCGACTACGACATCATCGAGTACGACCTCCGCAACGGCGACATCGTCCTCGCCGACGGGTTCGACGACATCAAGCCGCTGCTCGAGCAGTTCCGGCAGACCGAGGAGGAGCCGGAGATCCGCGAACTGCCGTCGCTCTAA
- a CDS encoding DMT family transporter, with product MSRFRNLVRFLALATVWGSAFVAISAGLDHFPPVLFAAFRYDIAGVLMLAYAAVAVDDWRPRGRSEWSLVAVGAVLLIAAYHAFLFVGQQHTTAAAAAIVVSLSPVLTTGFARLLVPSDALSPVGVGGLLVGLLGVAVVARPDPANLLSVDAVATGLVFCAAAAFGLGSVLTRRIDASLPIETMEAWSMLGGAVLMHGVSLALGEPLEPSTWTRPEALGALGYLSLVASALGFLLYFDLLERLGAVEINMVSYVAPIVAAVVGWLYLGEVVDATTAAGFGFIAVGFVLVKRRALREEFGHALDPGRSSSE from the coding sequence ATGAGCCGCTTTCGAAATCTCGTTCGCTTTCTCGCGCTCGCAACCGTCTGGGGCTCCGCGTTCGTCGCGATCAGCGCCGGCCTCGACCACTTCCCGCCGGTGTTGTTCGCCGCCTTCCGGTACGATATCGCTGGCGTCCTGATGCTCGCCTACGCCGCCGTCGCGGTCGACGACTGGCGACCTCGCGGCCGCAGCGAGTGGTCGCTGGTCGCCGTTGGCGCCGTCCTGTTGATCGCGGCCTACCACGCCTTCCTCTTCGTCGGCCAGCAACACACGACGGCGGCCGCGGCCGCGATCGTCGTGAGCCTCTCGCCGGTGCTGACCACCGGGTTCGCCCGCCTGCTCGTCCCCTCGGACGCGCTCTCCCCGGTCGGCGTCGGCGGCCTCCTGGTCGGCCTGCTCGGCGTCGCGGTCGTCGCGCGCCCCGATCCCGCGAACCTGCTGTCGGTCGACGCCGTCGCGACGGGACTCGTCTTCTGTGCGGCGGCCGCCTTCGGGCTGGGCAGCGTCCTCACTCGCCGGATCGACGCCTCGCTCCCGATCGAGACCATGGAGGCCTGGTCGATGCTCGGCGGCGCCGTCCTGATGCACGGCGTCAGCCTGGCGCTCGGCGAGCCGCTCGAGCCGTCGACGTGGACCCGTCCCGAGGCGCTCGGCGCGCTGGGCTACCTGTCGCTGGTCGCCAGCGCGCTGGGTTTCCTGCTCTACTTCGATCTGCTCGAGCGGTTGGGCGCCGTCGAGATCAACATGGTCTCCTACGTCGCGCCGATCGTCGCCGCCGTCGTCGGCTGGCTCTACCTCGGGGAAGTCGTCGACGCGACGACGGCCGCCGGCTTCGGCTTCATCGCGGTCGGCTTCGTCCTCGTCAAGCGACGGGCGCTGCGCGAGGAGTTCGGACACGCGCTGGATCCGGGTCGATCTTCGAGCGAGTGA
- a CDS encoding CDC48 family AAA ATPase has protein sequence MNEVQLEVAKAYPNDSGRGIARLDPDTLLHLKLSPGDIIEIEGADTTAAKVWRADRQDWNTDTVRIDGFTRQNADVGIGERVTIRKAEATKADKLTLAPPEEASVQFGSDAAGMVKRQILKRPVVGRDIVPVMSSTNHPFMRSPGQAIPLIAVETEPEGVVLITEDTDVELREEPISGFEKTGGGITYEDIGGLQSEIQRVREMVELPMKHPQIFKKLGIEPPQGVLLHGPPGTGKTLLAKAVANETSASFFSIAGPEIISKYYGESEQQLREIFEDATEESPSIIFIDELDSIAPKREDVTGEVERRVVAQLLTMMDGLESRGQVIVIAATNRVDSVDPALRRPGRFDREIEIGVPDEVGREEILQIHTRGMPLSDDVDLGHLADETHGFVGADIESLTKEAAMKALRRYLPEIDLDEEDIPPSLIDRMIVKRQDFRGALNEVEPSAMREVLVELPKISWDDVGGLHSAKEQVQESVEWPLSNPERFDRLGVDPPAGVLLYGPPGTGKTLMAKAVANETNANFISVRGPQLLSKWVGESEKAIRQTFRKARQVSPTVIFFDELDALAPGRGGETGSNVSERVVNQLLTELDGLEEMENVMVIGATNRPDMIDPALLRSGRFDRLVMIGEPDVDGRERILEIHTQNTPLAADVTLREIAEITDGYVGSDLESIAREAAIEALREDEEADIVEMRHFRQAMENVRPTITDDILDYYEQIEEEFQGGGSGGPGPTGRRDSRIGFQ, from the coding sequence ATGAACGAAGTTCAACTGGAGGTTGCGAAGGCGTACCCGAACGACTCGGGTCGTGGTATCGCCCGACTCGACCCGGACACGCTGTTGCATCTGAAGCTGAGTCCGGGCGACATCATCGAAATCGAAGGCGCCGACACCACCGCCGCGAAGGTGTGGCGCGCCGACCGGCAGGACTGGAACACCGATACGGTCCGCATCGACGGGTTCACCCGTCAGAACGCCGACGTGGGGATCGGCGAACGCGTAACGATCCGGAAGGCGGAGGCCACGAAGGCGGATAAGCTCACCCTCGCGCCCCCCGAGGAAGCGTCGGTCCAGTTCGGTTCCGACGCCGCCGGCATGGTGAAACGCCAGATCTTGAAGCGGCCGGTCGTCGGTCGCGACATCGTCCCGGTCATGTCCTCGACGAACCATCCGTTCATGCGGTCGCCCGGCCAGGCGATCCCGCTCATCGCCGTCGAGACGGAACCCGAGGGCGTGGTCCTCATCACCGAGGACACCGACGTCGAGCTCCGCGAGGAGCCGATTTCGGGCTTCGAGAAGACCGGCGGCGGCATCACCTACGAGGACATCGGCGGCCTGCAAAGCGAGATCCAGCGGGTCAGGGAGATGGTCGAACTCCCGATGAAACACCCGCAGATCTTCAAGAAGCTCGGCATCGAGCCCCCGCAGGGCGTCCTGCTCCACGGGCCGCCGGGCACCGGGAAGACGCTGCTCGCGAAGGCCGTCGCCAACGAGACCTCCGCGAGCTTCTTCTCGATCGCGGGCCCGGAGATCATCTCCAAGTACTACGGCGAGTCCGAACAGCAGTTACGGGAGATCTTCGAGGACGCGACCGAGGAGTCGCCGTCGATCATCTTCATCGACGAACTCGACTCCATCGCGCCCAAACGGGAGGACGTCACCGGCGAGGTCGAGCGCCGCGTCGTCGCCCAGCTGCTGACCATGATGGACGGCCTCGAGTCCCGCGGTCAGGTCATCGTCATCGCGGCGACCAACCGCGTGGACTCGGTCGACCCCGCGCTGCGCCGGCCGGGCCGGTTCGACCGCGAGATCGAGATCGGCGTCCCGGACGAGGTCGGCCGCGAGGAGATCCTGCAGATCCACACCCGCGGGATGCCCCTCTCGGACGACGTCGACCTCGGTCACCTGGCCGACGAGACCCACGGCTTCGTCGGCGCCGACATCGAGTCGCTGACCAAGGAAGCCGCGATGAAGGCCCTGCGCCGGTACCTCCCCGAGATCGATCTCGACGAGGAGGACATCCCGCCGAGCCTGATCGACCGGATGATCGTCAAGCGCCAGGACTTCCGCGGCGCCTTGAACGAGGTCGAACCCTCGGCGATGCGGGAGGTGCTCGTCGAACTCCCGAAGATCTCCTGGGACGACGTCGGCGGCCTCCACTCCGCCAAGGAGCAGGTCCAGGAGTCCGTCGAGTGGCCCCTCTCGAACCCCGAGCGGTTCGACCGGCTGGGCGTCGATCCGCCGGCCGGCGTCTTGCTGTACGGGCCGCCGGGCACCGGGAAGACGCTCATGGCGAAAGCGGTCGCCAACGAGACCAACGCGAACTTCATCTCGGTGCGCGGTCCGCAGCTCCTCTCGAAGTGGGTCGGCGAATCGGAGAAGGCCATCCGGCAGACCTTCCGCAAGGCGCGGCAGGTCTCGCCGACGGTGATCTTCTTCGACGAGCTCGACGCGCTCGCGCCGGGCCGGGGCGGTGAAACCGGCTCGAACGTCTCCGAGCGGGTCGTCAACCAGCTCCTGACCGAACTCGACGGGCTCGAGGAGATGGAGAACGTGATGGTCATCGGCGCGACCAACCGGCCGGACATGATCGACCCCGCGCTGCTGCGCTCGGGGCGGTTCGACCGGCTGGTCATGATCGGCGAACCCGACGTCGACGGCCGCGAGCGGATCCTCGAGATCCACACGCAGAACACGCCGCTGGCCGCGGACGTCACGCTGCGCGAGATCGCCGAGATCACCGACGGCTACGTCGGCAGCGACCTCGAGTCGATCGCCCGCGAGGCGGCCATCGAGGCGCTGCGCGAGGACGAGGAGGCCGACATCGTCGAGATGCGCCACTTCCGGCAGGCCATGGAGAACGTCCGGCCGACGATCACCGACGACATCCTGGACTACTACGAGCAGATCGAAGAGGAGTTCCAGGGCGGCGGATCGGGCGGCCCCGGACCGACGGGTCGCCGCGACAGTCGGATCGGCTTCCAGTAA